Proteins co-encoded in one Streptomyces sp. JH34 genomic window:
- a CDS encoding Txe/YoeB family addiction module toxin, whose translation MKLVWHESAWADYVWWQTQDRKVLKRINALVQNIVRNGNEGIGKPEPLRHGFHGYWSRRISDEHRLVYRVAEDEVRLVSCRYHYGR comes from the coding sequence ATGAAGCTTGTCTGGCACGAAAGCGCGTGGGCGGACTACGTGTGGTGGCAGACCCAGGACCGGAAGGTTCTCAAGCGGATCAACGCCCTGGTCCAAAACATCGTCCGGAACGGAAACGAAGGCATCGGCAAACCGGAGCCTCTGCGGCACGGTTTCCACGGTTACTGGTCGCGCCGGATCAGTGACGAACACCGGCTCGTCTACCGCGTGGCCGAGGACGAGGTACGTCTCGTCTCGTGCCGTTACCACTACGGCCGCTGA
- a CDS encoding type II toxin-antitoxin system prevent-host-death family antitoxin: MRTMTYTESRAKYAETLNAVVNDREEVIVTRAGHEPVVIVALDEYESMKETAYLYRSPENARRVLAAIDDLENGGGTVQELLE, translated from the coding sequence GTGCGCACGATGACCTACACCGAATCACGGGCCAAGTACGCCGAGACGCTGAACGCTGTCGTCAACGACCGCGAAGAAGTGATAGTGACGCGCGCCGGTCACGAACCCGTGGTGATCGTGGCACTCGACGAGTACGAGTCCATGAAGGAAACTGCTTACCTCTATCGCAGCCCCGAGAACGCGCGCCGCGTCCTTGCTGCCATCGATGACCTCGAGAACGGTGGCGGGACTGTTCAGGAGCTTCTCGAATGA
- a CDS encoding lipoprotein, which produces MMRGTVRALIPAVAAALALAGCSSSDGGTDTGVDPGGNAAGSPAAAATGAAPEKGATIGGKGSACELPVTFDLAVDWKPEAVEVEPGSEFAELGQQGSATMVCEIDAKPAGNIGYIRVWQGEGSGTAPRAALEDFLAGAPNAAEASYEETEAGLVPASEVTYTVRSELMDEDKPERAFAVATPDGPIVVHLGGLDSTEHEEMLPAYELARKTLKLG; this is translated from the coding sequence ATGATGCGCGGGACGGTACGGGCACTGATTCCGGCGGTCGCGGCGGCCTTGGCGCTCGCCGGCTGTTCGTCGTCCGACGGCGGCACGGACACGGGCGTGGACCCCGGTGGGAACGCGGCCGGCTCCCCTGCGGCGGCCGCGACGGGCGCCGCCCCGGAGAAGGGCGCCACCATCGGCGGGAAGGGCTCGGCCTGCGAACTGCCGGTGACGTTCGACCTCGCGGTGGACTGGAAGCCGGAAGCCGTGGAGGTGGAGCCCGGGTCCGAGTTCGCGGAACTGGGGCAGCAGGGCTCGGCCACGATGGTCTGCGAGATCGACGCCAAGCCGGCCGGGAACATCGGCTACATCCGTGTGTGGCAGGGCGAGGGTTCCGGCACCGCCCCGCGCGCCGCACTGGAGGACTTCCTGGCCGGCGCCCCGAACGCGGCCGAGGCCTCCTACGAGGAGACCGAGGCCGGGCTGGTGCCGGCCTCGGAGGTCACCTACACGGTGCGCTCCGAGCTGATGGACGAGGACAAGCCTGAGCGTGCCTTCGCGGTCGCCACCCCGGACGGCCCGATCGTGGTGCACCTGGGCGGGCTGGACTCCACGGAGCACGAGGAGATGCTCCCGGCGTACGAGCTGGCGAGGAAGACACTGAAGCTGGGCTGA
- a CDS encoding 4-(cytidine 5'-diphospho)-2-C-methyl-D-erythritol kinase, whose amino-acid sequence MTRSVTVRVPAKVNAQLAVGAPRPDGFHDLANVFLAVGLYDEVTVTPADALRVTCSGPDADQVPLDATNLAARAAIALAARHGVAPDVHIHITKDIPVAGGMAGGSADGAAALLACDTLWGTGASREELLEICAELGSDVPFSLVGGAALGVGRGERLTAVEVGGTFHWVFAVADGGLSTPAVYGEFDRLTAGTDVPEPAASPALLTALRKGDATALADALGNDLQAAALSLRPSLADTLAAGTAAGALAALVSGSGPTTAFLTADEESARRVADALLASGTCRSARVAPSPAPGATVV is encoded by the coding sequence ATGACCCGCAGCGTCACCGTCCGCGTACCCGCCAAGGTCAACGCGCAGCTCGCGGTGGGCGCCCCCCGCCCCGACGGCTTCCACGACCTGGCCAACGTCTTCCTCGCCGTCGGCCTCTACGACGAGGTCACCGTCACCCCGGCCGACGCCCTGCGCGTCACCTGCTCCGGACCGGACGCCGATCAGGTGCCGCTGGACGCCACGAACCTGGCGGCCCGCGCCGCGATCGCCCTGGCCGCCCGGCACGGCGTCGCCCCCGATGTGCACATCCACATCACCAAGGACATTCCCGTCGCCGGTGGCATGGCCGGCGGCAGCGCCGACGGCGCCGCCGCCCTGCTGGCCTGCGACACCCTGTGGGGCACCGGCGCGAGCCGGGAGGAACTCCTGGAGATCTGCGCCGAACTGGGCAGCGACGTGCCGTTCAGCCTGGTCGGCGGGGCGGCGCTCGGTGTCGGCCGGGGCGAGCGGCTGACCGCCGTCGAGGTCGGCGGCACCTTCCACTGGGTCTTCGCCGTCGCCGACGGCGGACTCTCCACCCCGGCCGTGTACGGCGAGTTCGACCGCCTGACCGCCGGCACCGACGTCCCCGAGCCGGCCGCGTCGCCCGCGCTCCTGACCGCCCTGCGCAAGGGGGACGCCACCGCGCTCGCGGACGCCCTCGGCAACGACCTCCAGGCCGCCGCCCTCTCCCTGCGCCCCTCGCTCGCCGACACCCTCGCGGCGGGCACCGCCGCGGGCGCCCTGGCCGCACTGGTCTCGGGTTCCGGGCCGACCACGGCGTTCCTGACCGCCGACGAGGAGTCGGCGCGCAGGGTCGCCGACGCCCTGCTGGCGTCGGGCACGTGCCGCAGCGCGCGGGTCGCGCCGTCGCCCGCCCCGGGGGCCACCGTCGTCTGA